The following proteins are encoded in a genomic region of Gossypium hirsutum isolate 1008001.06 chromosome D05, Gossypium_hirsutum_v2.1, whole genome shotgun sequence:
- the LOC107902394 gene encoding putative disease resistance protein RGA3 — translation MGRATCLDSKAALSSFLELLSGKLVDSVLNFVAGHRQVHQQLEQWQSILPEIKAVLNRTEEKQIKGEDDGVKNWLDDLQDLAYDVDDILDEFAYQQLHLKLQKPQSQASTSKVQKLIPTCCTGATSKGKKLRLQPTSLMDGAVEYVGRANEKQEMVELLKINNSDGVCVLSIVGMGGMGENSSCSACLQ, via the exons ATGGGTCGAGCCACCTGCTTAGACTCAAAG GCTGCTCTTTCTTCGTTTTTGGAGCTGTTGTCTGGCAAGTTGGTTGACTCTGTACTCAACTTTGTAGCCGGTCACAGGCAAGTCCACCAGCAACTCGAGCAGTGGCAATCCATATTACCCGAGATCAAAGCAGTGTTGAACCGTACAGAGGAGAAGCAGATCAAGGGCGAGGACGATGGTGTGAAGAATTGGTTGGACGATCTCCAAGACTTAGCTTACGATGTGGATGACATCTTGGACGAGTTCGCTTACCAACAGTTACATCTCAAGCTCCAAAAACCTCAATCTCAAGCCAGCACTAGTAAGGTACAGAAGCTCATTCCTACCTGCTGTACTG GTGCAACTTCCAAGGGAAAGAAACTCAGGCTGCAACCAACTTCCTTGATGGATGGAGCTGTGGAGTATGTTGGTAGAGCCAATGAGAAGCAAGAAATGGTTGAGTTGCTCAAAATTAACAACTCAGATGGAGTTTGCGTCCTTTCCATCGTTGGCATGGGAGGGATGGGGGAAAACAGCTCTTGCTCAGCTTGTTTACAATGA